The following proteins are co-located in the Hevea brasiliensis isolate MT/VB/25A 57/8 chromosome 11, ASM3005281v1, whole genome shotgun sequence genome:
- the LOC110644386 gene encoding uncharacterized protein LOC110644386, with amino-acid sequence MKNTIKCCISCILPCGALDVIRIVHCNGRVEEISGTIQASEIMKAYPKHVLKKPSSPSDDGVVPKIVIVPPDAELQRGKIYFLIPVPSTPEKKPPRSRNYSSRRKRRENNNNNDHNNSETNSLSNNVVSNSISMTTNLLISDRYLSEILSEKLSTQRDRRRGRVGVWRPHLESISETPNDS; translated from the coding sequence ATGAAGAACACCATTAAATGCTGTATCTCTTGCATTCTACCATGTGGAGCTCTAGACGTGATTCGAATAGTACACTGTAATGGTCGGGTAGAAGAAATTAGTGGCACAATCCAAGCAAGCGAGATCATGAAAGCATACCCAAAGCACGTCTTGAAAAAGCCCTCTTCTCCCTCCGACGATGGTGTGGTTCCAAAGATCGTTATAGTCCCACCTGACGCAGAGCTTCAGCGTGGAAAGATCTATTTTCTAATCCCAGTTCCATCAACCCCAGAGAAGAAGCCTCCTCGATCAAGAAATTACAGCAGCAGgagaaaaagaagagagaatAATAACAACAACGATCATAATAACAGTGAAACCAACAGCCTAAGCAATAACGTCGTCAGCAACTCCATTTCAATGACCACAAACCTTCTCATTTCTGATCGGTACTTGAGTGAGATACTATCAGAGAAGCTATCAACTCAGAGAGATCGAAGAAGAGGTCGTGTTGGGGTGTGGAGGCCACACTTAGAAAGCATATCTGAGACGCCAAATGATTCTTGA